The Biomphalaria glabrata chromosome 7, xgBioGlab47.1, whole genome shotgun sequence region attcttatatcgagtcgccccacccctattctttaatgccaaatgcaatcattagcaaatattataaaaaggagcgaggattaatcatttttaATCATCACGAAAACAcgatgttttaaaacagaatagtcaaatatggcgacagagtttatgtaatttcatcattttttaatataattttttaacgaaagactttgctttggaaaatttagaattcataccaAATTTCTCAGTAGAAGAGTAACGATTGAGatgaacccaaatattcttttccaatccgcctttttccaacctttactcaatctgtaatttttctatttaaatttgggactatagctcacaatttatgcttgaatcctaaaaatgcaaaaaaaatttagacTAGAATTTAATTGGCCCACttcatttctcctcccacttcagaaattttttgttaaagCTTTAGGTTATAGTTCTGCAACaaaataaagttacaaacatgcctattgaaataaatgtataacttacaaatgagcttttttttataaatattatttttcgaactTTTTTTTCgacggcgatcctcaaagccttactctaaatatgtggggtatcgtCTGatcgttttatttgcaatgtagtaaaggcctataaattcatattacaatatttttgaagtaaaacatttttcaaaagttcCTGCAGTGATTCGTTATGAGTGTAGATGTcatgagaatgcgtttctgtagtgaagaatgcaagaaaaagcttttggcgtcggggctttgccccgaacctcAATGCAGTTCTCCCCCAGAACCCCAGGCTATCAAAAGAAAGGCCTCAGCATgactgtttatatatatatatatgtgctgtacgtatagggttagggtttactgggcgttagggttagggttgggaaaaaaatcgccccccccactccgaagttctggatccgctagtgcttgGTTGTAGCATTATaattattctagattattagcagattttttttttccttgatacATTTATTTAAGCTCATGGTTTAATTATACTTTTGCTCCACAGATAATACTCATAGACACGGCAGGTATCGAAAGATTTCAAACCCTGACCAGCGGCTTCTATAGAAACAGCCACGCAGTTTTCCTTGTATTCAGTGTTGATAACCCAGTAACTTTAAGCAATCTAATTGTCTGGAATAAAGATGTGTGTAAATTTGCACCAGAAGGTAGAGTACTTGTTCGTTCTTACATTACCAGTACGGtagtattatttaaaatatgaacAGTTAGCCATTCTCTGGCACTACCTTTATTGAGATTCGTTTAGGGGAAACAAAATTTACCGTAATCTCATAACCATTGTCACTGgagaatttattaattttttggggggtttgAACTAGCGCCTATCGCCCTATGACCCTCCTATAAATGTTCAGGGCCTGAAGATGTCCACAAGATCCAATGTCACCACCccttattatttgtaattattattaatattattattattatcatgtttttattgatattatttaaaaaacgtCCATTTTCCAAGTATGTGTATAGtaaaattctatttttattccaaagcttctatcaactcaatctgtctgtctgtctgtctggtcaaaagtttggacaCGTTTTttatcccacacccaatctcggatcaagataagattaaaaaaaaaattatttttttacctgacaaaagtaaaattaataaataaaaataaccaattagctgatttactattggtaattaattattttgtttggtatcgaactagggaaagaaatcatacttgacaggtgtggtagtataagttgaattagtcccttgaGGAGGctaaagctatttttttttatgcatttaaaaagcaatcacggCAACAGATACtgtttcttcccccccccccttatttcCCCCTTTCTCAGCTGAtccagacacgtgataggatcatagcgtactgagaaagctaaaagcatgaaattgcgctaaacaaaaaccattggaaaaatatttctaatcgcgcattattttaagtctagatctattaaaaattaattacatgactgaaccgaactaattgatacaattacacttaatataggcttttaaaaaaaagtatttatataattttagcggcccccgaaagggaaatagaagctattagttttggggggtctgtctgtccgtccgtccgtcctttttagatcttgtaaactagaaaagatattgaaaatccgacatcattcTATTTTAgagcattcaaagttctgatgtaatggctacttttttcatttctgaaagaaaaaaaaataatttttttaatcaactatgcaagcagtttttacacctttttttttacaactattcactattaatagtaacaaacactggaggctatttagtaagaaAGTTTtcaatttaccatatttttaacacatttatgaaaaaaaatatttttttttacaattgttttgctaggttaagtaagttctgtcatactaactactatatttacaaaaaacagtgtacttttttttaagagaaaaaatctatttagtaagcatataagtggaaaataatttaaaacaacaattaatgtttttcatattatcgcgtgaactgcagtacCACACTACGGTCTcggaacacttaactaaaggatttatttttttacgttttttttttcttgaggctttgaataagagattggctctttataaaacaattagataaattagataatcattatatgacatcagttaggccagattcaTATCGAACTTCACTTTCATTTATCCCtttgtctgctggaccgttggggcaccacacaagatctgtcaaccttctttctccattcttctgtcatttgcctttaatagaatttcattctgatcttctttctgaaaatattgaaacctgcctttttacttgcctgggtggaccacttcgggggccgttttgagtttgtgtttccacacaaactgtctttgtaaccttgttttatattaaattcgcaaaaataatataattttaatagtaTTTTTGTTATGAAATGGAGAAGAGCGTGCAAGAGCCTacattatatcaattatatgttTTAATTGTCACACTGAGCAATGGTTGAAGATCAATTCATTTATTGGTTTCTTGTTGAAAGCTCTTAGATTCGTGATCGGAAATAAACATGACCTCCATTGTGGACTGCCCAAACAGACACTGGAACAAGTTGCCTACACTATTGGCTGTGAGTGTGTCTTCACTACTTCTGCTAAAACAGGTAGGTGGACCTAGGAAATAATTtcgcttttttaaaaacataatgatGAAAATGTTAGCTCGAAGAAGCCTAGTAAAACAAACATGGATACAAAAATATTACCGAATGAAGATTATGAAAAGCACTGGAAACATAtttataatggcaatgtcttcgagttcgaagattaaggatgagtgcagtgtttaacATGGCTACCCAAACCCACTTGCGACATTGTTATGTGCGCAGCTTAGTCTGATTacggaatggtgcgaatgtatgttgaaagaaagagagagagtgtcaGGGTGGGATTTCAGATTAGCTAGGGTATGATATTATGGTCCCGTATCCCCACCTGAACAGAGTAACGCAAGACATAAAGGTAATAGCATGTAAAATACACACATTGAATAAAAGTTACTAAACTGAACATTCAATAGTTGTTCAACGTGTTGCGCACGACAGGGAGAAGGATCTGAAAATGGAGTAATGTAGCCTAAACGAAGTTATTAttgatatataattaatatttaatcaaGATTAATTAAAGTCTTTATTATCTACTATATTAAATGAGTCTGTTGGTGCAGAccaagccgttgtccgccggggGACTATTCTAGTTTTCCCTACGTCTTCTGCGCCTATCTTCTATAAGGGTGCTTTCCCCTGGACCTCAAATATAagtcccgcggcctttgtgatagctctccaactgtctctttcagagtaCTAGAAACTTATTTAAAGTACTGGAAACTTATGAAGAGTACTATAAACTTACCAAAAGTATTGGAAATATATCAAAAGTACTAGAAACATAGTAAGAGAACAGGAGACGCATGAAAAGGATTGGGAACATACCAATCAAGAATACAGCAGTTGTAACAAGAATAATGGAAGTATGTCAGAGAATACTTTAGAATACTTCTAAGAACTCGTTGATTTTAGAATATACTTGTAAGAACTCGTTGATTTTAGAATACTTCTAACTACTTCTAAGAACTCGTTGATTTTGTAtcgttaaaaaatattgttcataCAGTAAAGGAGTCAAAACGTATCCCCCCTTTCCCGAACCCCCTTAGTGTTTACAACTGTCAGGTATCTTACAACAGCCACGCTCATTTCATACCGAAGTCCCCTGACATACATTTTCATTCATTATGACGGCCAATGATTTATCTTTGTGAGTTGGAGAAATCAACTATTCAATAACAAATGGTTACGTGCAATGGATGAATGAGTAGGATATTCCTTGATACAATCAATGTTCCAACAATCGCACTGTCaatttctttgtattattttaatacCTCTTCTGGCATTACTAGAATGCCTGTTgagtattaattaaatattcttcTTCACGCCAACTTTGTTGTTGTGTATGTCTAATTCATCTATTGAGTACTAGAACTAAATAGCACAACAAACATACAGATACAGAACTTCACTCTTGAATAGCAGATGGTACATTTATTATACACTAAATAACAGTTCACTGGCAATTCCAGCCATTAATAAGCACATATTATATTTCACATCAATCAATTCAGAAATccaatagaatatatatatggacatgttcgccggatggaggacaagcgcattccgaaagtcatcctctacggacaactcgcgactggcacaagaaaaaatggtcgcccccacctccgttacatagatgtaataaaacgggacctcaaatcagtgaacatcaatactaacaattgggaagacatagctctagaccgcgacagatggagagagacattGACCaggaaagctatggacagtgaaggTACATGGGTCTTAGCTCAGGAGGAAAAAtttacaatccgaaaaacggccagctcctctaccaccaaagaaaaagccaccttaacctgcgctttCTGTGGACggaagtgtctctccaaaaaagGGCTCCACGTCCACAAGAGGAAGTGTgctttgagatgaaccatagtcgttctacgactgaaggaggccaatgatatatatatgtatgtcacagatgccattatagatttatttgtatatttcacatttaaaagcttatgtgtaaatagaaatataaacccttgactgagcctcaggaattaccccacaaatctagatccttgacagcgcctcaggttttacccgagacgtaattacgatgttgcaaatctattggttgatttgaaaataaataaagacattttagcgccagagaattgacgagagtagaaagaacgccagtcgatgaaagaatttcctagtagacagtcgtgtattctaagagctctgatttaaagcctttgtaatgtttttttatgctttttgatctgtaacttgtacataagctgtacttacgttttatatttaaataaagttccagagttgtgttttaacaaagaatcttttattgtgaatcctagatcgtcattcattcatctatttttaattcaagtgaaatccccggcaccacaacacacgttgtgacaatgtatatatattaattacacAACTAGTAATGCCTCATATCTAATCACTTCTATGTCCAAGATACCTACTGATTTCTGACCATGTGGTCAACTCTCAAAACGAGACTTTTACCACGTGAAACATTATAAACACACTCAAAGGTTGTACTCCGTGATTCCCACTAGTTCATGTCACAAACAATGATGTGACACGTACAATTTACTCTTATCGTGACATCAAATTCACAAAGCAGGTTGTTACATAATTGGTAAGGAATATAGCAAAGTACTCTGCATCTTGCCGTCATACGGTATGGGAAAGGTGACGCCAGCATTCAGACTACGCTAGACATGCTCACTACTGGCCCATATTTACTGGACCAACCAACACTACCTTGTTGACCTACAGGAACCTAGTCTAAGCTGCCCCATTGACGTCTACAAAGACGCGCTTCTCGTCTCTACACCAAAACAAAGTACACGaattcatttttagcggcccccgtaagggaaaaaaagccgctattaggtttgtgcaaaatgtccgtctgtcacactcagatctcgaaaactagaagagatatgaaaactattatttcaccattaaatgCAGCTTGAAAAaattaggtgcaacggctacttttggttttctaaaagcaaaccgtttactttataaaattaattatggaagtgaatttttcataaaaatacaccaattctaaaacaattacgtaaatatAAATGAGCCAACAAATATGGACAGTCTTTTGTGTATTTCCCGTATCACtatgtcaaatatatttataaaatgtactagaaatgtttacaacaaacataaataattgttaaaggtgttttttctggtcatcTAGCTGCTAAAATCCTGGTTCTCCTCTTTTTTGTGGTGGTTAATTTTGAACCAATACAATACCAATGCCCACttattcacatcgtatgacctcaaaaccattcattcgatatttttttcttatcggCTAGAAAGCCTAACCTTAAGATTacaaaagagagtttgtgttttctgtcAAGAACTTGATACCTGCTCTTTATGGCTAGAGAGATTCTCACTACTTATACATCATGTCGCCGTGGGCGcggaagttgttttttatttttcattttttattttgaaaacccCGTAGTATAGCCCTTTAGCGAAATGTCAAGGGACAACTGTAGCTTCTATCGCACACATTGTTCGTAAAGAACAATTATTCGGACCGCGCATCGGGAGAGAAGATACAAAATATTATCCTTAGTGCAAAGCGACAAGCCATGAAAGTTCCGTGACTGAATCCTTCTATGACCGTCTAATCCACTATTTGGTTATTGCTAGTATCCTGGTTCTCCTCTGCCATTATTAGTTACTTTCCAGTGTGcgtagcagaaattattaatttCTTGTTGGACGAGTCTTCATGCAAACTATTTCTGAATTATTTGTTACGTTTATTGGCAGCAGAGGTTTAAATTCCAAATTTTCCTTCTCCCTCGGGCAGTAAGAACTGGTTAGCTTTAGGTGGCAACCAACCTTTTGTCCTACACGTTAAACTCCTAAACGTTATCACCGACATCAACTCGGGGGTGGGATGTGTCTGGGGGCGCGGGTAGATTGGTCATGAGGCCATAAGGTGAAAATCTGCATAATCCCTAACTCAGATTTGACAATATCTATAGCACAAGagataagaaataaaatagattctagaacaaacattttagacacaTGCAGATCTAggtattgttgtaaccctgccttgcaccagtgcttgcggtgcgcactagtgaacgtgaacaggaagacactaggagagagagaataacagtgcatcagggattgtgaagagtctcaatgtttgggaaactaagaagccagcttttgtgcTGCTTttgaaggttgtagtagggacctggagcgaagcggggaaggctgtcgttggtccacattcgggttaagtagcaaaggatTGGTATAGTTTAAACccagactctgaggaagctgaaggatgttatgtgtttgtcctagtgaataaacacctgtatttatttcccGTTAAACTGTGTTAAGTTGCCTGCGTTTAAgttgagtgcctacccaagAGTTACAATAGTATTGTAAAAGACTAAAGACTAATtcatttaattcaaaataaaatgctgcACATATTTGAATGACTGGCTGTTAAGCCTCTCGATAATGACACACAAGTCCTAGGTTCGATCCCAatactaaacaatttttgtcaaggacaaatgaaatatagatgtttaatgttttctcggaggttcagcgagtgccgatttaaattattccaacagcggattccagcggtggttgattttgaaaccaatacgatgccaatccgacgtattctcatcgtatgac contains the following coding sequences:
- the LOC129927325 gene encoding ras-related protein Rab-15-like isoform X2, translating into MTTKNSCGSHLIFKIVMIGDAGVGKSSLFFRVRDGQFYGDNMSTIGVDSLSKTFSVDNVKVKIILIDTAGIERFQTLTSGFYRNSHAVFLVFSVDNPVTLSNLIVWNKDVCKFAPEALRFVIGNKHDLHCGLPKQTLEQVAYTIGCECVFTTSAKTEY